The genomic window TGAGCGGGGCATCACGCGAGTCAGGACATCCATGCCCCTAATTAGTTGCAAACATTGATCCACAGAGCCATGTTCAGCGAAATCAGCTACTTACGTAAATGCGCGGTACTTCTGACTTACCAAAAATGTCGGTGTCAACAAATCAGTGAAAACATGATGCGTCGACGGGCCGACACCGCGCCTCGACGGGGCGGAGCGGCCGCTAAGCGCCCGGGCGCTCGAATGCGAAGAAGATGAAGTCGAGATCGCCCGGCGAGTAGCCCAGCTCGGTCAGGAGCGCGGCCGTCTCGCCCCGGTGATGCTGGGCGTGGAGAATGGCCTGCATCACGTAGATGCCGAGCGGCATCTTGCCCGGCCACAGGCGCTGCGGCTCGGCCCAGCGCTCGGCGGTGAGCCCCGCGGCGAAGGCGCGCAGGCCCTCGTGTCCACGCACGAACGCGTCGCGGATGCCCTCGCGCGTCTCCAGGTCCACCGAGGCCTTCAGCTGCGCCGCGATCTCGGCGGGATCCGACCCCTGGCCCTCGAGGCCGGCGAGGTAGTTGAGCTGTACCCACGCGATGTGGCGGAGCTGGCCGAAGATGCTGCCGTGCCCCGCGCCCGGCAGCATCTGGCTGAAGACGTCGTCGGGCACGCGATGGGCGGCGCGGAGCAGTCGCTCGGTGGCCCACTCGTTGTAGTCGATCAGCGTGCGCGCGAGGCCGAGGGCGTCCACCGCATCGCGCATGACGGCGGCTCAGGCGAGGTCGAAGAGGAGCAGCTCGGTGGCGGCGGTCGCCACGATCTCGACGTCGGCCTCCTGCTCGATCGCGGCGCCATCGCCAGTGGTGAGCAGCTTGCCGTTCACGGTGGCGGCGCCCGAGACGAGATGAATCC from Candidatus Methylomirabilota bacterium includes these protein-coding regions:
- a CDS encoding DinB family protein — encoded protein: MRDAVDALGLARTLIDYNEWATERLLRAAHRVPDDVFSQMLPGAGHGSIFGQLRHIAWVQLNYLAGLEGQGSDPAEIAAQLKASVDLETREGIRDAFVRGHEGLRAFAAGLTAERWAEPQRLWPGKMPLGIYVMQAILHAQHHRGETAALLTELGYSPGDLDFIFFAFERPGA